CACTTTTGCCTGGATGGTGTTCCGGGCTGTGAGCAGAATCACGGGGATATGCGAATATTCGAAATTGCATTTGATCAGTTTACACAATTCAAAGCCGTCCATTTCAGGCATCATCACATCGCTGATCACGAGATGCACTGGTTCTGCTTCCAGGATATTCAGCCCTTCGCGGGCCGCGGTTGTTTTGAGAATGCTGTATTTGGATTGAAGAATACGCTCCAGGAAATCCAGGATCTCCTCATCATCGTCTACCAGTAGAATGGTGGGTTTCATAATGGATAAGTTAGTTGGTTTAATATTGATGGTTCAAAGGTATTTTCAACACGAAAATGTTGAGGCTTCCGTTGTTTTCCTGCAAAAACAATTCCCCTTTGTGCAATTCCGTCAGGGAACGGGCCAGTGTAAGGCCGATGCCTGTTCCTTTTTGCCTGGTGTTCTGTTTCAGCCGGTAAAAAGGCTCAAAAATCTTTTCGCGCTGGTCCGCGGGAATGGGCGGACCATCATTGGAAAACTCGATCTGCATAAAGCTGTCCTCTTTTTCTACGGGAAGCCGTTTCACCAGCACAGTATGGTCCGCATATTTTATGGCATTGCTGAACAGGTTGCTGAGTATCTTGTTCAGGGCTTCTTCATCGGCCATGATCTGGTCCGGAGTGGCTGGAAGTTCTATCCTGTATTCCAGATTTCTCTTTTTTGCAAGTGGCGCAAAACCGGAATAATTTTCTTCCAGTAATTCATTGATGTTTACTTTGTCGAATTCCAGGCTGAATCCTTTTGTTTCCGTCTGCCTGAAATCGAGTATCTGTGAAACAAGTGTGAGCAGGCGGTTGGTATTCCTGTCCATTGTCAGCACATCTTCCTTTATCTGTGGCAGGGTATCTGTTTGTTCCATCAAATTCTCCACTGGGCCTTTGATGAGGGTAAGTGGCGTTTTGATCTCGTGCGCTACGTTGGTGAAGAAATCGAATTTGGCTTCGTAGATCTCTTTCTCTTTTTGCACTTCGATCCTTTTGTGATAGGTCTGGAACAGGTACCAGGCCAGTGCGCCTATCAGTAATCCATATGCGAGCCAGGCCCATGTTGTGCGCCACCATGGAGGAAGGATCCGCACCTCCAGCTCCTTCAGACCGGGGCTCCATACATCATTGATGGCGGCTTTTACCTTGAAATGATATTCACCGGGAGGGATATTTGTGAAATAAACCCTGCGATTGGAATGGATGGTGGTCCAGTTCTTCTCCAGTCCTTCCATTTTGTAAGTGTATGAAGTGATCTCCGGCGTGGTATAGCTGAGTGCGGCAAAATCGATGCTGATGGAGGATTGATCATATGGCAGTTCAATTCGTTTTGTATGAAGGATGGATTGTGGCAATGGGGAACTGTCGCTGGCCACTTTCAGTTCCTTGTTATGTACCTGCAGCCCTGTGATGTATACAGGCGGAATGAAACTGTTCCTGGAGAATGTTTCGGGCCGGAATCTGATCATGCCCCTGATGCTTCCGAAGTACATATTTCCATCAGCGTCTTTGAAACCGGAATTGTAATTGAACTGATCGTTGAGGAGTCCATTGGCTTTTGTGTATACGATCATTTTTTCAGTGGCGGGATCAAAGTTGATCAGACCTTTGGAGGTGCTGATCCAGAGATGCCCGTTATTGTCTTCCGTTACTTTAAAAACATAATTACTGGGAAGGCCGTCTGCAACGGTATAGCGGTTGTATCGTTTTTTATCCGGGCTTAGGCCGCAGAGCCCGCCGCCTTCTGTGGCAAACCACAGCCCGCCATTCCTGTCTTCACAAATAGCGTTGATGGCATTTGATGATAAGCTGTTGTGATTGCCGGGTATATTTTCCAGTTTTCCATTTTCTCCGGTAGCCGGATTAAAATAGAAAACGCCTCTGCCATGGGTGCCTGCCCAGATGGTCTGTCTGCTGTCTTCCAGTAATGCGGAAATATTGGTGCCACCGGGGATGGCGGGCTCGCGGTCCCAGCCATCGCTTACAGGATCGTAGCGGTGGAGGTAATTGCCTGTTCCGGCGTAGATGGCGCCTGATCTGGTTTTGACGAAACTGAGACCGAAATTGTTCTTCAGGGCTTTGGGCTCGATACCGGCATCGTAATGACGCACTACTTTACCGGTTCGGATATCCATTTTGTCGATCCCATGTTCATGTGTGCCGATCCAGAGATACCGGCCATCCACCTGCAGCCCGTGAATATTGTAATAGGAGATGCTGCCGGCCTTCCCTGTGGGTTGAAAGCGGGTGATCTTACCTGTTAGTTTGTTGAATTTATTGAGGCCTGCATCTTCTGTTCCGATCCAGATATTACCGAAGCCATCTTCACAGATCTCGCGTACGGCGCTGCCGCTGATGGCATTCTCCGAGTGGTCGGGATAATATTTCTGAAAAGCCGTGTATTGACGCGGATAATAATTGATGCCTCCAAAGAATGTTCCTGCCCATACGCCGCCTTCACTGTCCTTGCACAGTGTATACACTGCATTGTCGGAAATGGAATAGGGATCGAGAAAACGTTTTTTCAGGTTGAACAATTGTTCCCCGTTTTCCTTCATGATGAAGATGCCGGACTCAGTTGCCAGCCAGTATTCTCCGGGCGCATATTTCAGGATATCCCGTACATAGATGGTGGTTTTGTCGGGATTGTATTTAAGGATCTCTTTGAACGAACCTGTTTCGATATCGAATTGTTTGAGGCCCTGGCAGGATGTGCCGATGAGAATGGAGTTCCGACCCGCAGACGCAATCCTTTCGATATAACAACTGGCCGCAGGCCAGCTTGAAGAGGAGAGGGGATATCGACGGAATGCAGACGTTGCAGTATCGAATCTATGAAGGGCGCCGTCCAGCGATGCAAACCACATATCACCCGATTCCGAAAGACAGAGAGTGGTTGCACTGAAATAGAGCTGTGTTTCAAATTTCTTTAGTTGCTTTTTACTGAAATTATAACGGCACACTGTGCGCCCGCTCATGAACCAGAGTTGTCCGCTTCTATCGCAAACGAGATTGCTTACATCCCATACATCATTGAAGAACCTGATGAGTTTTTCCTGTTTTTCATCGTAGCGGTACAATCCTTTCTGGGAGCCCACCCACATGGTGCCCTGCTGGTCTGTGAACAAACTGAAGATGAGATCGCGGGTGAGGGTGCGTTCGTGATCATCGTCCAGGTGAAACAGTTTGAACTGATAACCATCAAACCGGTTCAATCCTTCCTTGGTGCCGAACCAGAGGAATCCATTTTTGTCCTGAATGCTGCAGGTGATGGAATTATTGCTCAGTCCGTTCTCCGTTTGATAGTGTCTGAAATAATAGTCCTGTGATATGGCAGGTTTCATATCAAACAACCAGAGCAACCAAAGGAGCATGCAACATTTTGTATAAATAATGATACGCATGGAATGATCGTATACAGGAACAAGTGCTTACTTCACGATACGATTTAAATATAAACATTATCGATGAAAAAGATCATGTAAACGTTTGCAACCATTACTTAACTAACAATTGATTGCTGTATGAAAATCCTATCGTGGCAATCCCGTACGGGAATTGCATACGCTACCGCCATTCCATTCTGGCAGGTTAGCCGGATCTTACTGGCAACCTTATTCTTCTTCCTGGCTCAGCAACCTGTAACTGCACAGGATACAACAGGCATCATTATACGAGGATCGGTGAAAGACAGTGCGGGGATTGGCCTCGGGCAGGTGACCGTGAGTGAAAGCGGAACAAAGAATGCCACCATCACTGCTGCCGACGGCAGCTTCTCCCTCCGGATGCATAACAGGAACCATTCCATCGTATTCAGCTCCGTAGGCTTTCTGAGCCAGACATCCGAAGTTGGCAACCGAAATGAATTCAACATCACTTTGGAGCGCGACAGGCGCGATCTGGGCGAAGTGGTTGTAATCGGTTACGGAGCCAAAAAGAAGGAAAGTCTTACAGGCGCCATCTCTTCCATCACAGCCAAAGACATGGAACGCGTGCATGGCGGATCCACCGTCAGCAGCGGATTAGCGGGGAAAATACCAGGAGTGAGCTTTCGCATGCCCGATGGCAGGCCCGGCTCTTCTGCCACTATCCAGATCCGCAATATGGGCGCTCCATTGTATGTAATCGATGGCATTCAGCAGGATGCCGGACAGTTCAACAACCTTGCTCCCAATGACATTGAAAGTATTACCGTATTGAAAGATGCGTCTGCTGCGGTATACGGTGTACGTGCCGCCAATGGGGTTGTGGTGGTCACTACCAAAAAAGGCAAGCTCGGCGCGCGCAACACCTTCAATGTGGATGCCTATACCGGTACACAGAACTGGACCAGCTTCCCCGAAGTGCTCACCAATTCCTACGAATACATGCTCTATCGCGCAGAAGCGGAGATCAACCGTTACGGTAATACAAATATTACAGATGAGGACCTTGACAAATACAAAGCTGGCACCGACCGCGGCTACCAGAGCTTCGACTGGCGCAATTTCATCCTGAAGAAAAATGCACCGGTATATTCCGTGAACGTGAATGCTTCCGGCGGTTCAGATAAAATTCAATACTATCTCTCCGGTACAAGACTGTTCCAGAATTCGGTGCTGGGACGTGAATTCACTTTTGAGCGCAACAACATGCAATCGAACGTAACGGCCAAAATATCCAACCGCCTCAAACTTGGCATACAGGTGAATGGCCGTATCGAAACACGCGAAAATCCCGGTGTGCCTTATGTAGACGATTACTGGCTGGCGCGATTCGCCATCCTTCGAAACACACCACTTGAAAGACCTTATGCAAATGATAACCCTGAGTTCCTCAACGATATCAAACACAACGAAACAAACTGGGCTTATCTCAATAAAAAATATGCGGGCAAGTACAAGAGCGACTGGCGGGTGCTGCAGAGCAATTTCACAGCCGAGTACCAGATCCCGGGCGTCAAAGGTCTTGTGGCAAGCGGCATATTCTCTTACTACTATGCAGATCATCTGCTCAATAACCACGAGTATACTTACAAAACCTATACTTACGATCCCAACAACGATACCTACTCCGCCACCGGCGGAAGCACCAATCCCTGGCGCGAACGCGAGCAGATCAAGCAGGTGAATTACAATACACAGGTACAACTCAGCTATAACAATACTTTCGGGCTGCACAGCATCAGCGCTACCGTGGTGGCGGAACGAATCAAGAACCAGCGGCTCCGCAACTGGATACATTCGGTACCCAGCTCCAATGTGTTGCCACTGGTGTACTTCAACACAGCCGATACTTACCAGGACAGTGATGATCGTGAAGCGCGGATTGGCTATATCGGCCGTGTCAGCTACGGATATGATAACCGATATTATCTCGACCTGGCCGGCAGGCGTGATGCTTCCTATCTCTTTGCACCCAATAACCGCGTAGGTTATTTCCCTTCCGTGTCTGCCGCCTGGAGGATCACCGGCGAAAAATTTGTACAGAATATCCTGGGCGATCAGAGCATACTTACAGACCTCAAGCTCCGTGCATCCTATGGTGTATTGGGAGATGATAAACAAGCGAACGGCGATCCCATCGTTCCACCTTTCGCTTATATCGAAGGGTACAATTATAATCAGCCCGTTGCCATCCTCGATGGACAGGCAATTCTCGGCACCCGCGATAAAGGCGTACCCATCGACAATATCACCTGGGTGAGAAGCGCCATCACCAATATCGGTCTCGACTTCTCCCTGCTCAATGGAAAGCTCACGGGCGCTGTGGAATATTTCTACCGCAAGCGCACCAAGCTCCGTGGCCGAAAGGTAGATGTGCTGGTCCCGCTGGAGATCGGTTATGCATTGCCGGATGAAAGCATCAACAGCGATGCGCAATACGGACAGGAAGTATCACTCAATTACACAGGCGCCATTGGAAAAGTGAACTTCAGCGTGGGCGGTAATTTCATGTACGCCAGAGGAAAATTCCTTTCTTCCTATAATCCTGTTTTCTTCCACTCATGGGACCAATACCGCAGCAGCATGGAAAACCGTTTCCTGCGGATCGACTGGGGACTGGAAACCATCGGACAATTCAAAAGCCAGGAAGAGATCAATAATCATCCTGTGAACATCGATGGAAAAGGGAACACTACTTTATTGCCCGGTGATCTCATTTACAAGGATCAGAACGGCGATAACAAGATCGATGGATATGATCAGCGTCCTATCGGTTTTGGCAGAGGCACGCAGCCGAATATCACCTATGGATTCAATTTCGGTTTTGCCTGTAATGGATTCGATTTTCACGCAGACTTCTCTGGTTCTGCCGGATTCACCTGGTACCAGAGCTGGGAAACACGCTGGGCATTCCAGAATGATGGTAATCTCAATACCATCTTCAGGGATCGCTGGCACCGTGAAGACATGCGCGATCCCAACAGCAAATGGATCCCTGGAAAATATCCGGCCAACCGTTTCAACGATGGCGGGCACAGCAATTATTACGATTCCGATTTCTGGGCGCACAATGTGAAATACCTCCGCGCCAGGACCATCGAGCTTGGTTACACCGTTCCCGGTCACCTGATCAACAAATTCAAAATGCAGCGGGCACGCGTGTACATCAATACATATAACCTGTTTACACTGAGCAATCTCAACCAGTACAATGTAGATCCGGAAATTACTGAAGAGAATGGATTGCAGTTCCCGCAAAACAGGGTCGTCAATATTGGAATCAATCTCTCATTTTAAGCAATGAAAAAATGAAGACGATGAAGAAGATCATTTTATCCTACGCCATACTGCTGTTACTGGCAACAACAGCCTGCATGAAGGACAGTAAGTTCCTGAGTGTTCCTTCCACTTCCATACTCACCAATGAACAGGCTTTTTCAGAACCTGCGCAGGTGCTCTCGATACTGGCAGACCTTTATAACCGGCAATTGGACGTCACCAATTTCGACAATTGGCAGAGCTTTGCAGATTTCAGTGAAAGCTTTCCTTCGCAGAATGATCAGGACTTCTTTGTGAAACGAACCAGTTGGAATTTTGGTGAATGGGGCACCTGGGATTATGGTTATATCCGCGATGTAAACCTTTTCCTGGAACGGTGTGCGGCTGCTACGAAGCTTGAAGAAGCCGATAAATCAAGGTTCCTGGCAGAAGCCAGATTCCTGCGCGCCAATTTCTATTTTGAAATGACCAAGCGCATGGGCGGCGTTCCCCTGATCCTGAAATCACTGTACTATGAACTGGGCAGCGATCCAGCTTCATTACAATTCCCGAGGGCAAAGGAATCCGAGATGTATGATTTCGTGATCAGCGAAGCGGAAGCCATCAGGGATCTGTTGCCCGCCAATGCAACCGTGAAGAACCGCGCATCCAAAGGTGCAGCGCTCGCAATGGCCGCCAGGGCTGCACTCTATGCCGGAAGCATCGCGAAATACGGAACTAATACACCTTCAGTTTCCCTGCCCGGAGAAGAAGTGGGCATTCCGGCCGGTAAGGCAAATGCCTATTATGAAAAAGCACTGGCCTTTGCGAAAGATATCATCAATGGCAGTGCAGGCGCCTATGCTCTGTATGCGATCAAACCCGATCCTGTTGATAATTTCATCAATATTTTTCTGGACAAAGCCACCAATCCGGAGCCCATTTTCATCGAGGATTATCGCCTGAGAAGTGGAAAAGTGCACTATTTCACTGGCTGGAACCAGCCACGTTATGGCGCCGAGGAAGAGGAGGGCGGAAGGATCAATCCTTCACTCAACCTGGTGCAGTCCTTTGAAAAGCTCGACAATACATTTGCACCGCTGGCAGTGACCAGTGGCGGCAATCCTGTTTTCTACAATAACCCCGTGGATATTTTCGCTGACCGTGATCCGCGGCTGGCCGCCACCGTTATACTGCCCGGATCCAATTTCAAGAACAAGCCGGTAGATATCTGGGCAGGTTATATGCTGGCCAATGGTAATATCATTACCGGGGACGACCGCGGCGCACAGCGGCCCCTGCCAGGCACCACCAATCCCGTACAGGTGGTAGGCTTTGATGGACCTATCAATGCAAAAGAGTTCACGGCACAAACTGGTTTCTATATCCGGAAATATCTGGATCCCACACCCGGCGCCGGTTCCCGCGGCACTAACAGTGAAATTCCGTTCATCCGTTACCGTTATGCCGAGGTATTACTGAATGCTGCCGAAGCTGCTTTTGAACTGGGAAGGAAAGACGAAGCCGTCGGCTATATCAATCAGGTAAGGACCAGGGCAGGCTTCCCCACACCGCTTACAGAAGCGCAACTCACGTTCGATCGTATCGTGCATGAACGCAGGGTAGAGCTGGCTTTTGAAGGACATATACTTTTCGATATGAAACGCTGGAGGCTTGCGCATATAAGGTGGGACGGCAACAGGATGTCTGAAACCGAACTGGTGACCAATATCGGTAAAGCCAATAAACGCAGCACACAGCCCTGGGGCTCTGGCCTTACAAATATTACGCTCCCGGCGATCCTAATAATGGTAAATGGATGTTCAGGATAGTACTGCCTGCATTGGTAACCGGCGTCAATAATTTTCAAATGGGCAATTACTATTCCTTTATCAGTGATGAAGTTCGGGCCAATAACCCGAAGATCGTCCGCCAGCCAAACCAGTAATGTTCACGCCTCAAATTGAAAGATCATGAAAAAGTTTTTTCTTTCTATATTGTTACTGCTGTCACTTTTTGCAGTTGTTTCCTGTAAAAAAGATAATTATGATCCTCCTTCCGTAACCCTGCAAGGAAAGCTGGTTTACAATGGTGAAGCAATTGGAGTGGAACATGATAAAGTCACTTTTGAACTGTACCAGCATGGTTTCGGCAAAACCGGCCCGATGGGGAATACATTCAAACAGGACGGCAGTTACTCCATGCTGCTCTTCAATGGTGAATACAAACTGATCGTGCCGAATGGACAAGGCCCCTTTCAATGGAAACAGAAAGCGCAGGGCGGCCCTGATTCCGTAGTGATCAACGTCAACGGCAATCAGACCATTGATCTTCCCGTAACGCCCTACTACATGATCCGCAACCCGCAGCTGACTGCTGGAAGCGGAAAAGTCAGTGCCAGTTTCAGTATCGAAAAGATCATTACAGACGCTACAGCCAGGAATATCGAGAATGTAGCGCTGTACATCAACAGAACACAGTTCGTATCCGGAACAGATAACAATGGTTCAGCTTCTGTGAATGGCGGAGATATTACAGATCCTTCAAGCCTCACATTGTCTGTGAATATCCCTTCAATGAACCCTTCACAGAATTACATTTTTGCGAGGATCGGATTGAAGATCGAAGGACTGGAAGACAGGATCTTTTCGCCATTGGTGAAACTCAGTTTTTAGTGCAGCTCATAGAACAGTTTTCATTTTTTTAAATTTCTATAATGATGAAGAAGAACAGCCTTCTGTTGGGACTACTTTTTATTGGAGCAAATCTTTTTGCACAGGAATGGACAGTAAAACGGAACAAGATCCTGAGCCCCTGGGCAGAAAAAGTGGACCCTGCTCAAACACTGCCGGAATATCCCCGTCCACAAATGGTGCGCAGCAAATGGATGAACCTGAATGGGCTTTGGCAATACAATATCCTGCCATCTTCCGCTCAAACTGTGCCTGCATCTTTTACAGGAAAGATCCTGGTGCCTTTTGCAGTGGAGTCTGCCTTGTCTGGTGTTGAACGGACTGTGGGAAAGGACAGCGTGCTCTGGTATGAACGCAATTTCACCATTCCTGCCAGTTTCAAAAAGAATAATGTATTGCTGCATTTTGGAGCCGTGGACTGGGATTGCACCGTGTTCGTGAATGGACAGGAAATAGGTAATCACAAAGGAGGCTATACTTCTTTTTCATTCGATATTACCAGTGCCCTCAAGAAATCAGGCGCACAAACCATAGCTGTTCGTGTATGGGATCCTTCCGATGAAGGGCCACAGCCGCGCGGCAAACAGGTAGTAAAGCCTCACGGTATCTGGTATACGCCGGTATCTGGCATTTGGCAAACAGTATGGCTGGAAGCAGTTCCCGCCACTTATATCAGCGCTACCAAACAAACGCCTGATATCGATCAGCAGCAACTGAGTATTTCAGCCGAGGTTAAGAATCCGCAGGATGGAGACCAGGTGCGGATCACAGCCAGCAAAGGCGGAGAGAAGGTGGCTGAACAGACAGTACCTGCGAATACAGAGGTCGGGTTATCTATCCCCGATCCTGTTCTCTGGAGCCCGGCCAGTCCATTTTTATATGATCTGAAACTGGAAATATTGCGCAAGGGAAAAGTGATCGATACTGTAGGCAGTTATTTCGCCATGCGCAAGATCTCCATGGCCAAAGATGATAAAGGGATGCAACGCATGTTGCTGAACAATGAATTCGTTTTTCAATATGGTCCGCTGGACCAGGGCTGGTGGCCTGACGGATTGTATACAGCGCCAACTGATGAAGCCCTGAAATTTGATATCGTACAAACGAAGGAGATGGGCTTCAATATGATCCGCAAACATGTGAAGGTTGAGCCGGCCCGCTGGTACCGCTACTGCGATGAACTGGGTATGCTGGTTTGGCAGGATATGCCAAGCGGTGATCTCGGCAACAAATGGGAGCCGCATCCCGGCGTGTATGGCCGTGCCACAGACAAAGACCGGACAGCGGAGTCTGACCAGATCTATCGTAAGGAATGGGCAGAGATCATGCAGCAGTTCCATCATTTCCCCTGCATCGTGGTATGGGTGCCTTTCAATGAAGGGTGGGGGCAATACAAAACCAGGGATATAACGGAATGGACCATGCGAAATGATCCTTCCCGTCTTGTGAACAGCGCCAGCGGTGGTAATTTCGAACCCGTGGGACATATCATGGATCTCCACAATTACCCCGAACCCGCAATGCCTCAGCCCGATCTGTTCGGCGCAGACCGCATACTCGTGTTGGGAGAATTCGGAGGATTGGGACTACCCCTGGAAGGACATACCTGGCAGGAAAAGAACAACTGGGGATACCAGAGTTTCAAGAACAGCCAGGACCTGTACAAGCGCTATGCAGAACTGATGCAGCGTATCCCGCATTTGATCGAAAGCGGACTTTCTGCTGCCGTGTACACACAAACCACAGATGTGGAAATAGAAACAAATGGCCTGCTCACTTACGACAGAAAAAAATTCAAAATACCGGCAGCGCAGCTCAAGGCAGTGCACCAACCATTGTACAAAAGCGGCCTTGTGAACATTGCCAATCA
This portion of the Pseudobacter ginsenosidimutans genome encodes:
- a CDS encoding RagB/SusD family nutrient uptake outer membrane protein produces the protein MKKIILSYAILLLLATTACMKDSKFLSVPSTSILTNEQAFSEPAQVLSILADLYNRQLDVTNFDNWQSFADFSESFPSQNDQDFFVKRTSWNFGEWGTWDYGYIRDVNLFLERCAAATKLEEADKSRFLAEARFLRANFYFEMTKRMGGVPLILKSLYYELGSDPASLQFPRAKESEMYDFVISEAEAIRDLLPANATVKNRASKGAALAMAARAALYAGSIAKYGTNTPSVSLPGEEVGIPAGKANAYYEKALAFAKDIINGSAGAYALYAIKPDPVDNFINIFLDKATNPEPIFIEDYRLRSGKVHYFTGWNQPRYGAEEEEGGRINPSLNLVQSFEKLDNTFAPLAVTSGGNPVFYNNPVDIFADRDPRLAATVILPGSNFKNKPVDIWAGYMLANGNIITGDDRGAQRPLPGTTNPVQVVGFDGPINAKEFTAQTGFYIRKYLDPTPGAGSRGTNSEIPFIRYRYAEVLLNAAEAAFELGRKDEAVGYINQVRTRAGFPTPLTEAQLTFDRIVHERRVELAFEGHILFDMKRWRLAHIRWDGNRMSETELVTNIGKANKRSTQPWGSGLTNITLPAILIMVNGCSG
- a CDS encoding glycoside hydrolase family 2 protein; the protein is MMKKNSLLLGLLFIGANLFAQEWTVKRNKILSPWAEKVDPAQTLPEYPRPQMVRSKWMNLNGLWQYNILPSSAQTVPASFTGKILVPFAVESALSGVERTVGKDSVLWYERNFTIPASFKKNNVLLHFGAVDWDCTVFVNGQEIGNHKGGYTSFSFDITSALKKSGAQTIAVRVWDPSDEGPQPRGKQVVKPHGIWYTPVSGIWQTVWLEAVPATYISATKQTPDIDQQQLSISAEVKNPQDGDQVRITASKGGEKVAEQTVPANTEVGLSIPDPVLWSPASPFLYDLKLEILRKGKVIDTVGSYFAMRKISMAKDDKGMQRMLLNNEFVFQYGPLDQGWWPDGLYTAPTDEALKFDIVQTKEMGFNMIRKHVKVEPARWYRYCDELGMLVWQDMPSGDLGNKWEPHPGVYGRATDKDRTAESDQIYRKEWAEIMQQFHHFPCIVVWVPFNEGWGQYKTRDITEWTMRNDPSRLVNSASGGNFEPVGHIMDLHNYPEPAMPQPDLFGADRILVLGEFGGLGLPLEGHTWQEKNNWGYQSFKNSQDLYKRYAELMQRIPHLIESGLSAAVYTQTTDVEIETNGLLTYDRKKFKIPAAQLKAVHQPLYKSGLVNIANQ
- a CDS encoding SusC/RagA family TonB-linked outer membrane protein, translated to MKILSWQSRTGIAYATAIPFWQVSRILLATLFFFLAQQPVTAQDTTGIIIRGSVKDSAGIGLGQVTVSESGTKNATITAADGSFSLRMHNRNHSIVFSSVGFLSQTSEVGNRNEFNITLERDRRDLGEVVVIGYGAKKKESLTGAISSITAKDMERVHGGSTVSSGLAGKIPGVSFRMPDGRPGSSATIQIRNMGAPLYVIDGIQQDAGQFNNLAPNDIESITVLKDASAAVYGVRAANGVVVVTTKKGKLGARNTFNVDAYTGTQNWTSFPEVLTNSYEYMLYRAEAEINRYGNTNITDEDLDKYKAGTDRGYQSFDWRNFILKKNAPVYSVNVNASGGSDKIQYYLSGTRLFQNSVLGREFTFERNNMQSNVTAKISNRLKLGIQVNGRIETRENPGVPYVDDYWLARFAILRNTPLERPYANDNPEFLNDIKHNETNWAYLNKKYAGKYKSDWRVLQSNFTAEYQIPGVKGLVASGIFSYYYADHLLNNHEYTYKTYTYDPNNDTYSATGGSTNPWREREQIKQVNYNTQVQLSYNNTFGLHSISATVVAERIKNQRLRNWIHSVPSSNVLPLVYFNTADTYQDSDDREARIGYIGRVSYGYDNRYYLDLAGRRDASYLFAPNNRVGYFPSVSAAWRITGEKFVQNILGDQSILTDLKLRASYGVLGDDKQANGDPIVPPFAYIEGYNYNQPVAILDGQAILGTRDKGVPIDNITWVRSAITNIGLDFSLLNGKLTGAVEYFYRKRTKLRGRKVDVLVPLEIGYALPDESINSDAQYGQEVSLNYTGAIGKVNFSVGGNFMYARGKFLSSYNPVFFHSWDQYRSSMENRFLRIDWGLETIGQFKSQEEINNHPVNIDGKGNTTLLPGDLIYKDQNGDNKIDGYDQRPIGFGRGTQPNITYGFNFGFACNGFDFHADFSGSAGFTWYQSWETRWAFQNDGNLNTIFRDRWHREDMRDPNSKWIPGKYPANRFNDGGHSNYYDSDFWAHNVKYLRARTIELGYTVPGHLINKFKMQRARVYINTYNLFTLSNLNQYNVDPEITEENGLQFPQNRVVNIGINLSF
- a CDS encoding ligand-binding sensor domain-containing protein, with amino-acid sequence MLLWLLWLFDMKPAISQDYYFRHYQTENGLSNNSITCSIQDKNGFLWFGTKEGLNRFDGYQFKLFHLDDDHERTLTRDLIFSLFTDQQGTMWVGSQKGLYRYDEKQEKLIRFFNDVWDVSNLVCDRSGQLWFMSGRTVCRYNFSKKQLKKFETQLYFSATTLCLSESGDMWFASLDGALHRFDTATSAFRRYPLSSSSWPAASCYIERIASAGRNSILIGTSCQGLKQFDIETGSFKEILKYNPDKTTIYVRDILKYAPGEYWLATESGIFIMKENGEQLFNLKKRFLDPYSISDNAVYTLCKDSEGGVWAGTFFGGINYYPRQYTAFQKYYPDHSENAISGSAVREICEDGFGNIWIGTEDAGLNKFNKLTGKITRFQPTGKAGSISYYNIHGLQVDGRYLWIGTHEHGIDKMDIRTGKVVRHYDAGIEPKALKNNFGLSFVKTRSGAIYAGTGNYLHRYDPVSDGWDREPAIPGGTNISALLEDSRQTIWAGTHGRGVFYFNPATGENGKLENIPGNHNSLSSNAINAICEDRNGGLWFATEGGGLCGLSPDKKRYNRYTVADGLPSNYVFKVTEDNNGHLWISTSKGLINFDPATEKMIVYTKANGLLNDQFNYNSGFKDADGNMYFGSIRGMIRFRPETFSRNSFIPPVYITGLQVHNKELKVASDSSPLPQSILHTKRIELPYDQSSISIDFAALSYTTPEITSYTYKMEGLEKNWTTIHSNRRVYFTNIPPGEYHFKVKAAINDVWSPGLKELEVRILPPWWRTTWAWLAYGLLIGALAWYLFQTYHKRIEVQKEKEIYEAKFDFFTNVAHEIKTPLTLIKGPVENLMEQTDTLPQIKEDVLTMDRNTNRLLTLVSQILDFRQTETKGFSLEFDKVNINELLEENYSGFAPLAKKRNLEYRIELPATPDQIMADEEALNKILSNLFSNAIKYADHTVLVKRLPVEKEDSFMQIEFSNDGPPIPADQREKIFEPFYRLKQNTRQKGTGIGLTLARSLTELHKGELFLQENNGSLNIFVLKIPLNHQY
- a CDS encoding DUF3823 domain-containing protein — encoded protein: MKKFFLSILLLLSLFAVVSCKKDNYDPPSVTLQGKLVYNGEAIGVEHDKVTFELYQHGFGKTGPMGNTFKQDGSYSMLLFNGEYKLIVPNGQGPFQWKQKAQGGPDSVVINVNGNQTIDLPVTPYYMIRNPQLTAGSGKVSASFSIEKIITDATARNIENVALYINRTQFVSGTDNNGSASVNGGDITDPSSLTLSVNIPSMNPSQNYIFARIGLKIEGLEDRIFSPLVKLSF